A DNA window from Nitrospira sp. contains the following coding sequences:
- a CDS encoding Glycosyltransferase family 2 protein (MaGe:77307532), whose amino-acid sequence MSSSPRPWASVVIPIKDERDNLTPLTERVLKVLSAREESRTASFELVYVDDGSSDGSSELLDDLQQRHPAIVRVLHFDRNYGQSSAFDAGFKYSTGDLVITLDGDLQNDPADIDKMLPLLQNFDLVCGWRTTRNDSLVRKISSRIANTVRSAVTGDRVHDTGCSLKIFRRAVVDKLQLFTGMHRFFPALAIMHGFTVTEIPVSHYPRAHGISKYGVGNRLFKSLYDLIAVRWMQHRCLRYTLRT is encoded by the coding sequence ATGAGTTCATCACCCCGTCCATGGGCCTCCGTCGTCATTCCCATCAAAGATGAACGGGACAACCTCACACCGCTGACCGAGCGAGTACTGAAGGTATTGTCGGCCCGCGAAGAATCCCGAACGGCATCGTTCGAGCTGGTATACGTGGACGACGGCAGCAGCGACGGCAGCAGCGAACTATTAGACGACCTGCAGCAGCGTCATCCCGCTATCGTCCGCGTGCTGCACTTCGACCGGAACTACGGGCAATCCTCCGCCTTCGACGCCGGATTCAAATATTCCACCGGCGACCTGGTCATTACCCTGGACGGCGATCTGCAAAACGATCCGGCCGATATCGACAAGATGCTGCCGCTTCTACAGAACTTCGACCTCGTCTGCGGCTGGCGGACCACCCGCAACGACAGTCTCGTCAGAAAGATCTCTTCGCGCATCGCCAACACGGTGCGCAGCGCCGTAACCGGCGACCGCGTGCACGACACCGGCTGTTCATTGAAAATCTTCCGGCGCGCCGTGGTAGACAAGCTGCAACTCTTTACCGGCATGCACCGATTTTTCCCAGCCCTGGCCATCATGCATGGCTTCACTGTCACCGAGATTCCGGTCAGCCACTATCCCCGAGCGCACGGCATCTCGAAATACGGGGTCGGCAACCGGCTCTTCAAAAGCCTCTACGACTTGATCGCCGTGCGATGGATGCAACATCGCTGTTTACGATATACCCTGCGCACCTAA
- a CDS encoding LABN domain-containing protein (MaGe:77307533), with the protein MFTTETIWVVTGFLGQGLFFGRWIVQWLASERSAASKVPVSFWYLSLVGGLITLAYAIYRKDPVFIAGQSIGAVVYVRNLMLIYRPKAANPAKSAS; encoded by the coding sequence ATGTTCACCACTGAAACCATCTGGGTTGTGACAGGATTTCTCGGCCAAGGGCTGTTCTTCGGCCGCTGGATCGTGCAGTGGCTTGCCTCGGAACGCAGCGCGGCCAGCAAAGTGCCGGTCTCGTTCTGGTACTTGAGCCTCGTCGGTGGTCTGATCACCCTGGCCTATGCCATCTATCGAAAAGATCCCGTTTTCATTGCTGGACAAAGCATCGGGGCCGTCGTCTACGTGCGCAATCTCATGCTGATCTATCGCCCAAAGGCCGCAAACCCCGCCAAGAGTGCCTCGTAA
- a CDS encoding Putative Glycosyl transferase, family 39 (Evidence 3 : Putative function from multiple computational evidences; MaGe:77307534) — protein sequence MDESVAQTPGPLPSAPAPTVRHIGLLLALCGMLFFWNLGALGLTDRDEGRNAEAGREMLETGDWMSPTFNYEPRYAKPALVYWLMGASYNMFGVSEFAARFPSAFFGTGLVLMLYLFLARLRDANTGLLGALMLALNLQMIGLNRMALTDSVLIFFTTLSLVAFWLGFQTTSERRPWLWVCYIAMGIATLTKGPVGFLVPLIVIALYLTLTTQWRPFWQNGRPLAGTALTILIAVPWYAGMWWLHGSEYTDSAQANTVGRFLKPMEGHSFGFLFYLPVLLLGFFPWSGWLLFAWPAAYKNWREARKTSAVSDAAQADKLDWFAAAWIFATFIFFTLSSTRLPHYIGPLFPAAAMLTASYWSRCVRDPATRGANASVHLIMWLGFALAGAMACLPWIYDTMLAGKLTKEYPLATQLSLGSGPYVAATVLLIGMGLVGLFGLSDNRRGAAFWAAGGSLFGVVLVLMIFVLPAANKYFVAPQQELAYAAGLNLAPGEQLIAYGATRPSTAFYARRKVLFVGSGEEEKLRTALGQPGRTMILLPESFVDRLPGDLKNYQPILKRYGYLLLASEPMVKIPEGLLPPPPALEPKVFGH from the coding sequence ATGGACGAGTCCGTCGCGCAGACGCCCGGGCCATTGCCCAGCGCTCCAGCTCCCACCGTTCGCCATATCGGATTACTGCTGGCCCTTTGCGGCATGCTGTTCTTTTGGAATCTGGGCGCGCTCGGCTTGACGGACCGCGACGAAGGCCGTAACGCCGAAGCCGGCCGCGAGATGCTCGAGACCGGCGACTGGATGAGTCCCACCTTCAATTACGAACCTCGCTACGCCAAGCCCGCGCTGGTCTATTGGTTGATGGGCGCCTCTTACAACATGTTCGGCGTCAGCGAATTCGCCGCGCGATTCCCGTCGGCCTTCTTCGGCACAGGCCTCGTGCTCATGCTCTATCTGTTTCTCGCGCGTCTGCGGGACGCGAATACGGGTCTGCTCGGGGCACTGATGCTCGCGCTCAATCTCCAGATGATCGGGCTCAATCGCATGGCCCTGACCGACAGCGTGCTGATTTTTTTCACCACCCTCTCGCTCGTCGCCTTCTGGCTGGGGTTTCAGACCACCAGCGAGCGACGGCCATGGCTGTGGGTTTGCTACATCGCCATGGGCATCGCCACGCTAACCAAGGGGCCGGTGGGATTTCTGGTTCCGCTGATCGTGATCGCGCTCTACCTGACACTCACAACACAATGGCGGCCCTTCTGGCAAAATGGACGGCCGCTCGCGGGCACGGCGCTGACAATCCTGATTGCGGTACCCTGGTATGCCGGCATGTGGTGGCTTCATGGCAGCGAATACACCGATTCCGCGCAAGCCAACACCGTCGGGCGCTTCCTCAAACCGATGGAAGGGCACAGCTTCGGATTTTTGTTCTATCTTCCGGTATTACTACTCGGCTTTTTCCCTTGGAGCGGCTGGCTGCTCTTCGCCTGGCCCGCCGCCTATAAGAACTGGCGCGAGGCGCGCAAAACAAGCGCGGTATCCGATGCGGCACAGGCTGATAAACTCGACTGGTTTGCCGCCGCATGGATCTTCGCAACCTTCATATTTTTCACGCTCTCATCGACGAGACTCCCCCATTACATCGGGCCGCTCTTTCCCGCTGCCGCGATGCTGACTGCCTCCTATTGGTCCCGCTGCGTGAGAGACCCTGCCACGCGAGGAGCCAATGCCTCCGTTCACCTAATCATGTGGCTGGGATTTGCCTTGGCGGGAGCGATGGCCTGCCTGCCCTGGATCTACGACACGATGCTGGCAGGCAAACTCACGAAGGAATATCCGCTGGCCACCCAGCTCTCGCTGGGCAGCGGGCCCTATGTCGCCGCCACGGTGCTGTTGATCGGCATGGGGCTGGTCGGATTATTCGGCCTGTCCGACAACCGGCGCGGCGCGGCATTTTGGGCGGCCGGCGGGTCGCTGTTCGGCGTCGTGCTTGTGCTGATGATCTTCGTCTTGCCCGCGGCCAATAAATACTTTGTCGCGCCGCAGCAGGAGCTGGCCTATGCGGCAGGATTGAACCTGGCGCCGGGCGAACAGTTGATCGCCTATGGGGCGACGAGGCCCTCGACGGCTTTTTATGCCAGACGGAAAGTCCTCTTCGTGGGATCCGGCGAAGAAGAAAAACTTCGCACGGCTCTGGGCCAGCCGGGCCGCACGATGATCCTGCTGCCAGAATCGTTTGTGGACAGGTTGCCGGGGGATCTGAAGAACTATCAGCCGATCTTAAAGCGCTACGGCTATCTGCTCTTGGCCAGTGAACCGATGGTGAAGATTCCGGAAGGATTGCTCCCGCCGCCACCGGCGCTTGAACCCAAGGTCTTCGGCCACTGA
- a CDS encoding Phosphatase PAP2 family protein (MaGe:77307535) produces the protein MGEAAKDEQPSVVPAHHSSSTTHRWARLASLTSLVAALACVFWGFRQLDGPTARYLRTITTPEGGGTLTIPWMAFVSHAGNWIGDGRQLLIVSAILLAVGWMWPASRGLATGVQTLWAHGLATVLVHTVKHLVGRPRPKFSASGDWSIAPSLTSGFDSFPSGHTTATFALAIVLSRRFPMLAALFLGIAAFVALSRVLRGSHFPSDVFGGWVLGTVSGMVAVAPWKDWRQSVESALYHAAIGTVWGFALVWALAYPVEQGPESMVLIGAGALLVAIGLWSRIRGWQANQALPASSLARGAVMAMAIGLSLMSTAPIVMAAVGLLCTALWFRENRIPAAAEEPRGIAALRECELLAAVLASGAICIAARGILPLS, from the coding sequence ATGGGCGAGGCAGCGAAGGACGAACAACCCAGCGTGGTTCCTGCCCATCACTCATCGTCCACCACCCATCGCTGGGCCCGCCTTGCGTCTCTCACCAGCCTGGTGGCGGCGCTGGCTTGTGTGTTCTGGGGTTTCCGCCAGCTCGATGGCCCCACCGCGCGTTATCTGCGAACGATTACCACGCCGGAAGGCGGCGGGACCCTGACGATTCCCTGGATGGCGTTCGTTAGCCATGCTGGAAACTGGATTGGCGACGGACGGCAGTTGCTGATCGTCAGTGCGATCCTCTTGGCTGTGGGGTGGATGTGGCCGGCTTCGCGCGGCCTTGCGACGGGCGTGCAAACGCTGTGGGCGCATGGACTGGCGACGGTGCTGGTGCATACGGTGAAGCATCTTGTCGGCCGGCCGCGGCCGAAATTCTCCGCATCGGGCGATTGGTCCATCGCGCCCTCGCTAACCTCCGGGTTCGATTCATTCCCTTCCGGCCATACCACGGCAACCTTTGCGCTGGCGATTGTGTTGAGCCGGCGATTCCCCATGTTGGCGGCGCTGTTCCTGGGTATCGCGGCATTTGTCGCACTCAGCCGTGTGCTGCGCGGATCGCATTTTCCCAGCGATGTGTTCGGCGGGTGGGTGCTGGGAACAGTGAGTGGGATGGTTGCGGTCGCGCCGTGGAAAGACTGGCGGCAGTCGGTCGAGTCCGCGCTCTATCATGCCGCCATTGGAACGGTTTGGGGATTTGCGCTGGTCTGGGCGCTGGCCTATCCGGTCGAGCAAGGGCCGGAGAGTATGGTGCTCATCGGGGCAGGCGCGTTGCTGGTGGCTATCGGTCTGTGGAGTCGCATCCGTGGATGGCAGGCGAACCAGGCGCTTCCTGCATCGAGTTTAGCGCGAGGGGCGGTCATGGCGATGGCCATTGGATTGTCGTTGATGTCCACGGCCCCTATTGTGATGGCGGCTGTTGGATTGCTCTGTACTGCGCTGTGGTTTCGCGAGAATCGGATACCGGCGGCAGCGGAAGAGCCGCGAGGGATTGCTGCGCTGAGGGAGTGTGAGTTGCTGGCGGCCGTGCTGGCAAGTGGCGCGATTTGTATTGCCGCGCGCGGTATTCTGCCGCTGTCCTGA
- a CDS encoding conserved exported protein of unknown function (Evidence 4 : Unknown function but conserved in other organisms; MaGe:77307536), with amino-acid sequence MNSGNRTCSLTGRLIGVAIALMLWPQVGAAADRAKAPAQAKAPASAERHFKNIKQLTFGRQNAEAYFSFSGNKLIFQSTNNWMKDTYAATLKPDDIPLGCYQMYVMDLDSESVRLVSTGSGSTTCGYFFPGDRRILYSSTHLHGPNCPPKPKRDGAYRWALDDYDLFAARIDGQEMQRLTNTPGYDAEATVSPDGKTIIWTSVRDGDLDIYAMDLDGSHHRRLTDDVGYDGGAFFSPDSKRIVYRASHPTDPAEIAKYKELLEQRLVEPGQLELFIMNADGSGRHQVTSNGASNFSPFFHPDGKRIVFSSNVETRGEGGRPSFHLYLVGDDGAGLERLTFEGQFNSFPMFSPDGKRVVWVSDRNTKQPGEFNVFLAEWVP; translated from the coding sequence ATGAACAGCGGTAACCGAACTTGCAGTCTGACGGGCCGTTTGATCGGTGTTGCGATCGCGCTCATGCTGTGGCCGCAGGTTGGCGCGGCTGCCGACCGCGCCAAGGCTCCGGCGCAAGCCAAGGCCCCGGCGAGCGCCGAGCGGCACTTCAAGAACATCAAACAGCTCACCTTCGGCCGGCAAAACGCCGAGGCCTATTTTTCCTTCTCGGGGAATAAGCTCATCTTTCAATCGACCAACAACTGGATGAAAGACACGTATGCGGCGACGTTGAAGCCGGACGACATTCCGCTGGGCTGTTATCAGATGTACGTGATGGATCTGGACAGCGAGAGCGTGCGCCTCGTGAGCACGGGGTCCGGTTCCACGACCTGCGGGTATTTTTTCCCGGGCGACCGGCGCATCCTCTATTCCTCCACCCATCTCCACGGCCCGAACTGCCCGCCTAAACCGAAGCGGGACGGTGCCTATCGCTGGGCCCTCGACGATTATGATCTTTTCGCCGCCCGCATCGACGGGCAGGAGATGCAGCGGCTGACCAATACGCCCGGCTATGATGCGGAAGCCACGGTCTCGCCGGACGGCAAAACCATTATCTGGACCTCCGTCAGAGACGGCGACTTGGATATTTACGCGATGGATCTGGATGGATCGCACCATCGCCGCCTGACCGACGATGTCGGGTACGATGGCGGGGCATTCTTTTCACCGGACAGCAAACGCATCGTTTATCGGGCCTCGCATCCCACGGACCCAGCCGAGATCGCGAAGTACAAAGAGTTGCTGGAGCAACGGCTGGTCGAGCCGGGCCAGCTTGAACTGTTCATCATGAACGCCGACGGCAGCGGACGGCATCAAGTGACGTCCAACGGCGCGTCGAACTTCTCGCCGTTTTTTCACCCAGACGGGAAGCGAATCGTGTTCTCCTCGAATGTCGAGACCCGCGGCGAGGGCGGCAGGCCCAGCTTTCATCTCTATCTCGTGGGCGATGACGGCGCTGGATTGGAACGCCTGACATTCGAAGGCCAGTTCAACAGCTTCCCGATGTTTTCGCCGGACGGCAAACGTGTCGTGTGGGTCTCCGATCGCAATACGAAACAGCCGGGGGAATTCAATGTGTTCCTGGCGGAGTGGGTGCCGTAA
- a CDS encoding M1 family metallopeptidase (MaGe:77307537): MPAGTARFYFIARLIGLSLLLPLTQGQAGDLPTPAPAIIRHELRASIDPDQHQLTVIDRMVVRVDGSRPTLAFTLAKSLRPSSIALVTEAGRGEPLTPVSMSPDDSEAGSNLQILRLSLSDRQQGNQQGEITLEWRYRGTIDDPPREPRHLRFVTPSETSGHIGPEGVYLSSETGWYPDLAGSLASYHVTVEMPNGWTTVSQGRGETKQNCAQPPSDEACRTVQRWNSGVTEALTLVANRFAVKTRDWKSASGQAVHLAAYLFPDDATLADEYLDATVKYLDAYVPLLGAFPFEQFAVVENFFASGLGMPSFTLLGSGSIKRHYTQPYALGHEIVHSWIGNAVWNRPESGNWVEGLTTYLTNYYWHELVHDDRQAREQRRLMLQGYSLYVTPQSDYPIAAFQRKSDEKDNAIGYQKAAMVFHQLRMEIGDEAFWRAVKQLIKEYSGRHADWQDLERVFTEVSGQELRWFFAQWIERPGAPAIGISEANASLIPGQPQTYKIRVRLMREGGAFRFILPLAIAMKGSTTSVRVPLSAGQQDVELVVPAEPLTVSLDPEFMSLQRLKREQLAPVLNLFVTDQRKALLPLFPDSATPFKELVARIEAHNAQASQGSTERKTDILPAETGALPPSGSVLIVATSDYHTQVQSLIAQACGDLAQVGREWFRLAGTSYDGRRMAALWSCHRPDAPGSVVTVVYAIDPTAAVKIARLLFFYGWQSAVVFDDGTVTKRDMWQEFQAMKEVRLDEQR, from the coding sequence ATGCCAGCCGGAACCGCGCGCTTTTATTTCATCGCTCGTCTCATTGGATTGTCGCTGCTCCTACCCCTGACACAGGGGCAAGCCGGCGATCTTCCGACGCCTGCTCCTGCCATTATTCGGCATGAACTTCGTGCCAGCATCGACCCTGACCAGCATCAGCTGACCGTGATCGACCGGATGGTCGTGCGAGTCGATGGCTCTCGGCCAACGTTGGCTTTCACACTGGCGAAGTCGTTGCGCCCTAGCAGTATTGCGCTGGTGACAGAGGCGGGAAGGGGGGAACCTCTCACTCCCGTCTCGATGTCGCCGGACGATAGTGAGGCCGGTTCCAATCTGCAAATCCTTCGTCTTTCGCTGTCGGATCGCCAGCAAGGAAATCAGCAAGGGGAGATTACGCTGGAATGGCGCTATCGCGGGACGATCGACGATCCGCCGCGCGAGCCGCGTCATCTGAGATTCGTGACGCCGAGCGAAACGTCCGGACATATCGGCCCAGAAGGCGTGTATCTGAGCAGCGAAACAGGCTGGTATCCCGATCTCGCCGGTTCACTCGCCTCCTACCATGTGACGGTTGAGATGCCGAATGGCTGGACCACGGTGAGTCAGGGGCGTGGGGAAACGAAGCAGAATTGCGCCCAGCCTCCTTCCGATGAGGCCTGCCGCACTGTGCAAAGGTGGAACTCGGGTGTGACCGAAGCGCTCACTTTGGTGGCCAACCGATTCGCGGTCAAGACAAGGGATTGGAAGAGTGCCAGCGGGCAAGCGGTCCATCTGGCTGCCTATCTGTTTCCCGACGATGCCACGCTGGCGGATGAATATCTGGATGCGACGGTAAAATACCTCGACGCCTATGTTCCGTTGCTGGGCGCGTTCCCGTTCGAGCAGTTTGCCGTGGTGGAAAACTTTTTTGCGAGCGGCTTGGGGATGCCGTCCTTTACCCTGTTGGGGAGCGGCAGCATCAAGCGCCACTACACGCAGCCCTATGCCTTGGGGCATGAGATCGTCCATTCCTGGATCGGCAACGCGGTATGGAATCGCCCCGAGAGCGGCAATTGGGTCGAGGGGCTGACCACGTATCTGACGAATTATTACTGGCACGAGTTGGTCCACGACGACCGGCAAGCGCGCGAGCAGCGACGATTGATGTTGCAGGGCTACAGTCTCTATGTGACGCCGCAGTCGGACTATCCCATCGCAGCGTTTCAACGAAAGAGCGATGAGAAAGACAATGCCATCGGCTATCAAAAAGCGGCGATGGTGTTTCATCAGTTGCGGATGGAGATCGGCGACGAGGCTTTCTGGCGCGCGGTGAAGCAGCTAATCAAAGAGTATTCGGGACGGCATGCCGATTGGCAGGATCTTGAGCGGGTATTTACCGAGGTTAGCGGGCAGGAGTTGCGGTGGTTCTTTGCGCAATGGATCGAGCGGCCTGGCGCGCCTGCCATAGGCATTTCCGAAGCGAACGCATCGCTCATTCCCGGTCAGCCACAGACGTATAAGATACGTGTCAGGTTAATGCGTGAGGGCGGAGCGTTTCGGTTCATTCTGCCGCTGGCCATCGCAATGAAAGGGTCGACCACTTCGGTGAGGGTGCCTTTGTCCGCCGGTCAACAGGATGTCGAATTGGTGGTGCCAGCTGAGCCGTTGACGGTCTCGCTTGATCCCGAGTTCATGAGTCTCCAGCGGCTGAAGCGGGAACAATTGGCGCCGGTGTTGAATCTGTTTGTAACGGACCAGCGAAAGGCGTTGTTGCCGCTGTTTCCTGACAGCGCGACGCCGTTCAAGGAGCTGGTCGCCCGGATCGAGGCGCATAACGCGCAGGCTTCGCAGGGTTCGACAGAACGGAAGACGGATATTCTTCCGGCGGAAACCGGCGCGCTGCCTCCGTCAGGGTCGGTGTTGATTGTCGCGACATCGGATTACCATACTCAGGTACAATCGTTGATCGCGCAGGCCTGCGGAGATTTGGCGCAGGTGGGGCGGGAGTGGTTTCGTCTTGCCGGCACATCCTACGATGGCCGCCGCATGGCGGCGCTCTGGTCTTGCCACCGGCCGGATGCGCCAGGGTCGGTTGTCACGGTTGTCTATGCCATCGATCCCACGGCGGCCGTGAAGATCGCCCGGCTCCTCTTCTTTTATGGCTGGCAGAGCGCGGTGGTATTTGATGACGGTACGGTGACAAAACGAGACATGTGGCAGGAGTTTCAGGCAATGAAGGAGGTTCGACTCGATGAACAGCGGTAA
- a CDS encoding Response regulator (MaGe:77307538), translating into MIKILIVDDDQMNCDLLQTVFMRHGYQVMTTTSGREGLNLFRKHAPRITLLDLRMPEMDGLTVLKEIRAIDPEAPVIILGGGATEVQENQARSLRVTDFIRRGLSLDILVEAVHRVSQLPARPNPSPVPPVPAFSGQETAESVLVVDDDPLVRDLLVQFLSLRGYRTLGVKDGHEALQVVEQSAPDLILLDMVMPGLSGIDVLKTLREKEYPGGVIIMTGSHNEEMLEEAWSLGPQEVLGKPIALDRLLTAIQLVLVCREC; encoded by the coding sequence ATGATCAAGATCCTTATTGTCGACGATGACCAGATGAACTGCGATCTTCTCCAGACCGTGTTCATGCGGCATGGGTATCAAGTGATGACTACGACCAGCGGTCGCGAGGGGCTGAACCTGTTCCGCAAGCATGCTCCGCGTATCACGCTGCTCGATTTGCGCATGCCGGAGATGGATGGGTTGACGGTTTTGAAAGAGATTCGAGCCATCGATCCGGAGGCGCCGGTCATTATTTTAGGAGGCGGTGCCACCGAAGTGCAGGAGAATCAGGCGCGCTCCCTGCGCGTCACCGATTTTATCCGTCGAGGCCTGTCTCTCGACATTCTGGTCGAAGCGGTGCATCGAGTGTCGCAGTTGCCGGCGCGGCCTAATCCGTCGCCGGTTCCTCCAGTTCCAGCGTTTTCAGGGCAGGAGACCGCGGAGTCGGTGCTCGTCGTCGATGACGATCCGCTAGTGCGCGATTTGCTCGTGCAGTTCCTCAGCCTGCGCGGGTATCGAACGCTGGGTGTGAAGGATGGACATGAAGCGTTGCAGGTCGTCGAACAATCTGCGCCAGACCTGATATTGCTCGATATGGTGATGCCCGGGCTGTCTGGGATCGACGTCTTGAAAACGCTTCGGGAAAAAGAGTATCCCGGCGGCGTCATCATCATGACCGGGAGCCACAACGAAGAGATGCTGGAAGAGGCTTGGTCGTTGGGGCCGCAAGAAGTGTTGGGGAAGCCGATCGCACTCGACCGCTTATTGACCGCCATCCAGCTTGTGCTCGTGTGCCGCGAGTGCTAA
- a CDS encoding Signal recognition particle receptor FtsY (MaGe:77307539): MGWFQRLSDGLSKTRQVVRQSLDRVLGRTPDPAMLEELEEALLAADLGVRVVDRVMTHVREHARGADAASPEALQNVLSKTLYEVLAPVQGPSLEQLIETGPKPFVVLMVGVNGVGKTTTIAKMAQRLAQNGRRPLLVAGDTFRAAAIEQLQVWADRVGVDVIRHRHGADPAAVAFDGIVAAKARAADVVLIDTAGRLHTKSNLMEELRKVVRVIGQALPGAPHEILLVLDATVGQNALVQARQFKEVVGVTGLALTKLDGTARGGIVVAIAEELKLPVRLIGVGEAVEDLQDFNQEAFIAALFGQPAARS; the protein is encoded by the coding sequence ATGGGATGGTTTCAGAGACTGAGCGATGGGCTCAGCAAGACGCGCCAAGTTGTCCGGCAGTCACTGGATCGAGTGTTGGGGCGCACGCCCGATCCGGCGATGCTGGAGGAGTTGGAAGAGGCCTTGCTTGCGGCGGACTTGGGTGTGCGCGTGGTAGACCGGGTGATGACCCATGTGCGTGAACATGCCAGAGGCGCGGATGCGGCTAGCCCCGAGGCATTGCAAAATGTGTTGAGCAAGACATTGTACGAGGTGTTGGCGCCGGTGCAGGGACCGTCGCTGGAACAGCTGATCGAAACAGGGCCGAAGCCTTTTGTGGTGTTGATGGTCGGAGTGAATGGCGTTGGGAAAACGACGACCATCGCCAAAATGGCGCAGCGGTTGGCGCAGAACGGCCGGCGCCCTCTGCTCGTGGCCGGCGATACTTTTCGCGCGGCGGCGATCGAACAGCTGCAAGTGTGGGCGGATCGGGTCGGTGTGGATGTGATCCGGCATCGCCATGGCGCGGATCCGGCGGCGGTCGCGTTCGACGGCATCGTGGCAGCCAAGGCGCGCGCCGCCGATGTGGTGCTCATCGATACGGCCGGCCGGTTGCATACGAAGTCGAATTTGATGGAGGAACTGCGGAAGGTCGTTCGAGTGATCGGCCAGGCTCTGCCGGGAGCGCCGCATGAAATTCTGCTAGTGCTGGATGCGACGGTCGGGCAGAACGCGCTGGTGCAAGCGCGGCAGTTCAAGGAAGTCGTCGGTGTCACCGGATTGGCGCTGACCAAGCTCGATGGCACGGCGCGCGGTGGGATTGTCGTGGCCATAGCCGAGGAGTTGAAGCTGCCTGTTCGTTTGATCGGTGTGGGAGAGGCGGTCGAAGACTTGCAGGATTTCAATCAGGAAGCCTTCATTGCTGCGCTATTCGGCCAGCCGGCCGCTCGGTCATAA
- a CDS encoding Endoribonuclease YbeY (MaGe:77307540), with product MAVYVSVRLTRVAVRQALFKRLAERLLAAVGEAKSELSIDLVGDGRMRRLNREYRKKDRTTDVLAFAMRESAGPVSMLLGDVVISIPTAQRQAKEGGRSLSEEIAWLLVHGVLHLCGYDHERSDTEARRMKRREQAILKALRPIPTLATVPRVRRIDGRTAKVRRG from the coding sequence ATGGCGGTCTATGTAAGTGTGCGGCTGACTCGTGTGGCGGTGCGCCAAGCTTTGTTCAAGCGCCTGGCGGAGCGCCTGCTTGCGGCCGTGGGCGAAGCGAAGTCTGAGCTTAGCATCGATCTCGTGGGCGACGGACGCATGCGCCGGTTAAATCGAGAATACAGAAAAAAAGATCGCACCACCGATGTGCTGGCCTTTGCCATGCGGGAGTCGGCCGGTCCGGTGTCTATGCTGCTCGGCGATGTCGTGATTTCCATCCCGACGGCGCAACGGCAGGCGAAAGAGGGAGGGCGATCGCTCAGTGAGGAAATAGCCTGGTTGTTGGTTCATGGGGTGTTGCATCTCTGTGGCTACGATCATGAGCGGAGCGATACGGAAGCGCGCCGTATGAAACGGCGGGAACAAGCGATATTAAAAGCGTTGCGGCCGATTCCGACATTGGCGACGGTGCCGAGGGTGCGTCGCATTGACGGTAGGACAGCGAAGGTGAGGAGAGGGTAG
- a CDS encoding hypothetical protein (Evidence 5 : Unknown function; MaGe:77307541) has product MREGRHRLIGRYLTPTNGLLPGLRCEIPQANPIKWRSM; this is encoded by the coding sequence ATGCGCGAGGGGCGGCATCGTCTCATCGGTCGCTATCTGACTCCAACAAATGGCCTCCTGCCGGGCCTCCGTTGCGAAATTCCCCAGGCCAACCCCATTAAATGGCGGTCTATGTAA